The following coding sequences are from one Panicum hallii strain FIL2 chromosome 5, PHallii_v3.1, whole genome shotgun sequence window:
- the LOC112891485 gene encoding uncharacterized protein LOC112891485, with protein MTLSLSTSFLPIPAASRATARTLRSVVPSQGMRCSMRKKGLHPQIYEDAKVYCNGELVLVTGGTKPEYTVDVWSGNHPYYVGDTSALVVMDSQIEKFRKKWGHIKEYWPEDQWREMHPDGDPEFEPEGDN; from the exons ATGACGCTCTCCCTCTCCACCTCCTTCCTccccatccccgccgcctcGAGGGCCACCGCCCGCACCCTCCGCTCCGTTGTCCCGTCACAG GGGATGCGCTGCTCGATGCGCAAGAAGGGGCTGCACCCGCAGATCTACGAGGACGCGAAGGTGTACTGCAACGGCGAGCTGGTGCTGGTGACGGGGGGCACCAAGCCGGAGTACACGGTGGACGTGTGGTCCGGGAACCACCCGTACTACGTCGGTGACACCTCGGCGCTGGTGGTGATGGACAGCCAGATCGAGAAGTTCCGCAAGAAGTGGGGCCACATCAAGGAGTACTGGCCCGAGGACCAGTGGAGGGAGATGCACCCCGACGGCGACCCGGAGTTCGAGCCCGAGGGGGACAACTGA